Proteins from a genomic interval of Microbacterium abyssi:
- a CDS encoding MFS transporter, translating into MSTQTTTIIASRGSVRATFIAAFLSVTLAQTAYAVPGALNGAFAAEFHATGAGLTWITAIFEIGIVAFELTFGLLGDLFGRKKLMIAGSLFVVVGAALSALATDITFMIIAQAVIGIGAGLLFPIGLAMVSALTPDRAKRSRVIATWAGFLSLGAVISPVMAGVTAQFLTIPGAEPGAPNEFSGWRVSYWIIAAVAVVLVAVSASTRDSSAPAGRRLDLPGQITFALGLIAVLYATVTAVDHGFGYWQVIAAYIVGAVLLVAFVIIELRSPSPLLHLELFRNRTYSTTAIVAVTGMFAFLAICFATSISVGALAQEPVWVIGVLFVVIQGPAFVLSPIVGRLIHSVAPRWLLTSGFALMAISGFWVSTFTLGVPARFGGTPWTEFLVPLLLLGIGFALTIGSITAVAINTVPEHQIGMASATTSLMRDLGFTLGPVVGSAIAFGVGASAFALPIVSVLQGTGIPPEAVEGLSHVPPLAWLSGWEGVVGQLAGEMTAAGAPADAVEGAVASITAAQGDIMGLAGSSLGGGFSIVYAVAGFAALASAALTIFLPSGKRAEAELIAA; encoded by the coding sequence ATGTCAACGCAGACCACCACGATCATCGCCTCGCGCGGGTCAGTGCGGGCGACGTTCATCGCCGCCTTCCTCTCCGTGACGCTGGCGCAGACCGCCTACGCGGTTCCGGGCGCGCTCAACGGCGCCTTCGCCGCCGAGTTCCACGCCACCGGCGCGGGCCTCACCTGGATCACCGCGATCTTCGAGATCGGCATCGTCGCATTCGAGCTGACGTTCGGCCTGCTCGGCGACCTGTTCGGCCGCAAGAAGCTGATGATCGCCGGATCCTTGTTCGTCGTCGTCGGCGCCGCGTTGTCGGCGCTCGCCACCGACATCACGTTCATGATCATCGCGCAGGCCGTGATCGGCATCGGCGCGGGTCTGCTCTTCCCGATCGGCCTCGCGATGGTGTCGGCGCTCACGCCGGATCGGGCCAAGCGCTCCCGTGTCATCGCGACGTGGGCAGGGTTCCTCTCGCTCGGCGCCGTGATCTCACCCGTCATGGCCGGCGTCACCGCTCAGTTCCTGACGATCCCGGGTGCAGAACCGGGTGCGCCCAACGAGTTCAGCGGCTGGCGCGTCTCGTACTGGATCATCGCGGCGGTCGCCGTCGTGCTCGTCGCCGTCTCGGCGAGCACGCGTGACTCCTCGGCTCCGGCTGGCCGTCGCCTCGACCTGCCGGGGCAGATCACGTTCGCGCTCGGTCTCATCGCCGTGCTCTATGCGACGGTCACCGCGGTCGACCACGGGTTCGGATACTGGCAGGTCATCGCCGCTTACATCGTCGGCGCCGTGCTGCTGGTCGCGTTCGTCATCATCGAGCTGCGCTCGCCGTCGCCGCTGCTGCATCTCGAGCTCTTCCGCAACCGCACGTACTCGACGACCGCCATTGTCGCTGTCACGGGCATGTTCGCCTTCCTCGCGATCTGCTTCGCGACGTCGATCTCGGTCGGTGCGCTCGCTCAAGAACCCGTCTGGGTGATCGGCGTGCTGTTCGTCGTCATCCAGGGGCCGGCTTTCGTGCTGTCGCCGATCGTCGGCCGTCTCATCCACTCGGTCGCGCCGCGCTGGCTGCTCACGAGCGGTTTCGCGCTGATGGCGATCAGCGGGTTCTGGGTGTCGACCTTCACGCTGGGCGTGCCCGCTCGCTTCGGCGGCACCCCGTGGACCGAGTTCCTCGTGCCGCTGCTGCTGCTCGGCATCGGGTTCGCGCTCACGATCGGATCGATCACGGCGGTCGCGATCAACACCGTTCCGGAGCACCAGATCGGCATGGCTTCGGCAACGACGAGCCTGATGCGCGACCTCGGCTTCACCCTCGGCCCGGTTGTGGGTTCAGCCATCGCGTTCGGCGTCGGCGCCTCGGCGTTCGCGCTCCCGATCGTCAGCGTGCTGCAGGGTACTGGCATCCCGCCGGAGGCCGTCGAAGGGCTCTCGCACGTCCCGCCGCTCGCATGGCTGTCGGGCTGGGAGGGCGTCGTCGGCCAGCTCGCCGGCGAGATGACGGCCGCAGGCGCGCCGGCGGACGCTGTCGAGGGTGCAGTCGCGTCGATCACGGCAGCCCAGGGCGACATCATGGGCCTGGCCGGCTCGTCGCTCGGCGGAGGCTTCAGCATCGTCTACGCCGTGGCCGGTTTCGCAGCCCTGGCGTCGGCGGCGCTGACGATCTTCCTCCCCAGCGGCAAGCGGGCAGAGGCGGAACTCATCGCGGCGTGA
- a CDS encoding TetR/AcrR family transcriptional regulator — MANLREKQKQQTRQSLLDNALRLFQEQGYVATTIDDIATAVGTTRVTFYAHFPNKTELMRALFGELNRHLDRREDSEHGSTAGSLVDAAREGSFVAIRSWIGAQAAHWPDIRPYITVVEESAAVDPEMRELRDGWFGEVIDDITTGLAAAGRFDEDTRRYRGYLAMELLNSANLRWIRHPWSLESGPELDILAVAWTSLLGD, encoded by the coding sequence ATGGCAAACCTCCGCGAGAAGCAGAAGCAGCAGACACGACAATCGCTGCTCGACAATGCGCTGCGCCTCTTTCAGGAGCAGGGCTATGTCGCGACGACGATCGACGACATCGCGACGGCGGTCGGCACCACCCGCGTGACCTTCTACGCCCACTTCCCGAACAAGACCGAGCTCATGCGCGCGCTCTTCGGCGAGCTGAACCGGCACCTGGATCGTCGCGAGGATTCGGAGCACGGTTCCACGGCGGGGTCACTGGTGGATGCTGCGCGAGAAGGCAGCTTCGTCGCCATCCGCAGCTGGATCGGAGCGCAGGCCGCTCACTGGCCCGACATCCGCCCATACATCACCGTCGTCGAGGAGTCGGCTGCGGTCGATCCGGAGATGCGCGAGCTGCGCGACGGCTGGTTCGGCGAGGTCATCGACGACATCACCACCGGACTCGCGGCAGCGGGACGCTTCGACGAGGACACTCGGCGGTACCGCGGTTACCTCGCCATGGAACTGCTGAACAGCGCGAATCTGAGGTGGATCCGGCATCCCTGGTCTCTCGAGAGCGGTCCGGAACTCGACATCCTCGCCGTCGCCTGGACGAGCCTGCTCGGAGACTGA
- a CDS encoding IclR family transcriptional regulator domain-containing protein: MTESDAVPVADATTSADFVRSLARGLAVIRTFDGDPAELSLAEVARRAAIPRAAARRFLRTLEQLGYVIATADARFRLTPRVLELGYGYLSSLSLPEIVQPHLDELSHRIGESVSVAVLDGDEIVYVARAAARRIMSVRITIGTRLPAAVTSMGRVLLAALTDAGARLNAADLVAYTPRTRADRAELLAELDRVRAQRWAMVDGELEEGLRSIAVPLHGSAGVAAALNVSTSTARGTAEEVRAELLPALQETASRIDAELRAARV; this comes from the coding sequence GTGACCGAATCGGATGCCGTGCCCGTCGCTGATGCGACAACATCTGCGGACTTCGTGCGGTCCCTCGCACGCGGGCTTGCGGTCATCCGCACATTCGACGGCGACCCCGCCGAACTGTCACTCGCCGAGGTCGCTCGGCGTGCAGCCATCCCGCGGGCTGCGGCGCGGCGCTTCCTTCGCACCCTCGAGCAGCTCGGTTACGTGATCGCGACCGCGGATGCCCGATTCCGGCTGACACCGCGGGTGCTGGAGCTCGGTTACGGCTACCTGTCATCGCTCTCGCTTCCGGAGATCGTGCAGCCGCACCTCGATGAGCTCTCGCATCGGATCGGCGAGTCCGTGTCGGTCGCCGTGTTGGACGGTGACGAGATCGTCTACGTCGCACGCGCCGCCGCTCGCCGCATCATGAGCGTGCGGATCACGATCGGAACGAGGCTGCCTGCCGCGGTGACCAGCATGGGGCGCGTCCTGCTCGCGGCACTGACGGACGCCGGTGCGAGGCTGAACGCCGCAGACCTCGTGGCCTACACGCCTCGCACGCGCGCCGACCGTGCCGAGCTCCTTGCTGAACTCGACCGCGTGCGCGCGCAGCGCTGGGCCATGGTCGATGGCGAACTCGAGGAAGGGCTGCGCTCGATCGCCGTGCCGCTGCACGGCTCCGCCGGGGTCGCCGCGGCGCTCAACGTCTCGACGAGCACCGCGCGTGGAACGGCAGAGGAGGTGCGTGCCGAGCTGCTGCCGGCGCTGCAGGAGACGGCGTCTCGAATCGACGCCGAGCTTCGTGCTGCGCGCGTCTGA
- a CDS encoding thiolase family protein — protein sequence MTSTYIYDAVRTPFGRAGGALAGIRPDDLAAIVMRASVERTGLDAARIDDVIFGDANQAGEDNRNVARMGALLAGFPTTVTGTTVNRLCASSVEAVIQGSRAIESGDAEVILAGGVESMSRAPFVVEKSAKPYPATGNQTMWNTAIGWRMTNRALPTAWTISNGEAAEKTAASWGITREDQDAFAVRSHELAAKAWADGIYDGEIVQVPDTELARDEGIRDGSTVEKLAGLKALFAVDGTVTAGNSSSINDGASAVLLGAEDAIDAEPLARITGRGVHGVAPDDFPIAPIEAANKALARAGRTWAEVDFVELNEAFASQSLACLRGWPELDPEKLNIHGGALAIGHPLGASGGRIIGHAAHELARRGSGVAVVAICIGVGQGLAVVLER from the coding sequence ATGACTTCGACCTACATCTATGACGCCGTCCGCACTCCGTTCGGCCGTGCGGGTGGGGCGCTCGCCGGCATCCGTCCCGATGATCTCGCCGCGATTGTGATGCGCGCGAGCGTGGAGCGGACGGGGCTGGATGCTGCGCGGATCGACGATGTGATCTTCGGCGACGCGAACCAGGCCGGCGAGGACAACCGCAACGTCGCCCGGATGGGCGCGCTGCTGGCAGGCTTCCCGACGACCGTGACCGGGACGACCGTCAACCGGCTGTGCGCGTCGAGTGTGGAGGCGGTCATCCAGGGGTCGCGAGCGATCGAGTCGGGGGATGCCGAGGTGATCCTCGCCGGCGGGGTGGAGTCGATGAGCCGGGCGCCGTTCGTCGTGGAGAAGTCCGCGAAGCCCTACCCGGCGACGGGGAACCAGACGATGTGGAACACCGCGATCGGGTGGCGCATGACCAATCGGGCGCTGCCGACGGCCTGGACCATCTCGAACGGTGAGGCCGCGGAGAAGACCGCGGCCTCATGGGGGATCACCCGCGAGGATCAGGACGCGTTCGCCGTGCGCTCGCACGAGCTGGCGGCGAAGGCCTGGGCCGACGGGATCTATGACGGCGAGATCGTCCAGGTGCCCGATACCGAACTCGCCCGCGACGAGGGCATCCGCGACGGGTCGACGGTGGAGAAGCTCGCCGGGCTGAAGGCGCTGTTCGCGGTGGACGGCACTGTGACGGCGGGGAACTCCTCGTCGATCAACGACGGCGCCTCCGCCGTACTGCTGGGGGCGGAGGATGCCATCGACGCCGAGCCGCTCGCCCGGATCACCGGCCGGGGCGTGCACGGCGTCGCCCCGGACGACTTCCCGATCGCGCCGATCGAAGCGGCGAACAAAGCCCTCGCCCGCGCCGGCCGCACCTGGGCGGAGGTCGACTTCGTCGAACTGAACGAGGCATTCGCGTCCCAGTCGCTGGCCTGCCTGCGCGGCTGGCCGGAGCTCGACCCCGAGAAGCTGAACATCCACGGCGGCGCGCTCGCGATCGGGCATCCGCTCGGCGCCTCGGGCGGACGGATCATCGGGCACGCCGCGCACGAGCTGGCACGTCGCGGCTCAGGTGTCGCGGTCGTCGCGATCTGCATCGGCGTCGGCCAGGGGCTCGCCGTCGTTCTGGAGCGCTGA
- a CDS encoding 3-oxoacid CoA-transferase subunit B — translation MSTRISRDALAARIAADIPEGAFVNLGIGAPTLVANYLPDNLEIILHTENGLLGMGSAPASDRIDPDLINAGKQAVTAVAGAAYFHHADSFAMMRGGHLDVCVLGAFQVAQNGDLANWSTGAPGAIPAVGGAMDLAIGAKDVYVMTDLLAKDGSSKLVAECAYPLTGVGCVSRVYTDHAVFDVTPEGFRVREAFGENTAESLEALTGLELK, via the coding sequence ATGAGTACGCGCATCAGCCGTGATGCACTGGCCGCACGCATCGCAGCCGACATCCCGGAGGGCGCCTTCGTGAACCTCGGCATCGGGGCGCCGACCCTGGTCGCGAACTACCTGCCCGACAACCTCGAGATCATCCTGCACACCGAGAACGGACTGCTCGGCATGGGGTCGGCACCGGCATCCGATCGCATCGATCCCGATCTCATCAACGCCGGCAAGCAGGCGGTCACAGCCGTCGCGGGAGCGGCGTACTTCCACCACGCCGACTCGTTCGCCATGATGCGCGGCGGGCACCTCGACGTCTGCGTCCTCGGGGCCTTCCAGGTCGCGCAGAACGGCGACCTCGCCAACTGGTCCACTGGCGCACCCGGAGCGATCCCCGCGGTCGGCGGCGCCATGGACCTGGCGATCGGCGCCAAGGACGTCTATGTGATGACCGACCTGCTGGCCAAGGACGGCTCATCCAAGCTGGTCGCCGAATGCGCCTACCCTCTCACCGGCGTCGGCTGCGTCAGCCGCGTCTACACCGACCACGCCGTCTTCGACGTGACGCCCGAGGGCTTCCGCGTGCGCGAGGCGTTCGGCGAGAACACCGCCGAGTCCCTCGAAGCCCTCACCGGACTGGAGCTGAAATGA
- a CDS encoding 3-oxoacid CoA-transferase subunit A, with protein sequence MIDKTVADAASAVAGIPDGATVMIGGFGRAGQPVELIDALIAHGAKDLTIVNNNAGNGDTGLAALLANGLVRKILCSFPRQSDSWVFDDLYRAGKIELELVPQGNLAERIRAAGAGIGAFFSPTGVGTELAEGKEEREIDGRRYVLEYPIRADFALISALKGDRWGNLVYRETARNFGPIMATAATTTIAQVDEIVPLGAIDPETVVTPGIFVDRVVAVGERGWLDEGRFVGGVDLEGRPSDPAAEEIAS encoded by the coding sequence GTGATCGACAAGACCGTGGCGGATGCGGCATCCGCCGTCGCCGGCATCCCCGACGGCGCGACAGTGATGATCGGCGGATTCGGCCGCGCCGGGCAGCCCGTCGAGCTCATCGATGCCCTCATCGCGCACGGCGCGAAGGACCTCACGATCGTGAACAACAACGCCGGCAACGGTGACACGGGCCTTGCGGCGCTGCTCGCCAATGGGCTGGTCCGCAAGATCCTGTGCTCGTTCCCGCGGCAGAGCGACTCGTGGGTCTTCGACGATCTGTACCGTGCCGGCAAGATCGAACTGGAGCTCGTGCCGCAGGGCAACCTGGCCGAGCGCATCCGCGCCGCGGGAGCCGGAATCGGCGCGTTCTTCTCACCGACCGGCGTCGGCACCGAGCTCGCCGAGGGCAAGGAGGAGCGCGAGATCGACGGACGGCGCTACGTGCTGGAGTACCCGATCCGGGCGGACTTCGCACTCATCAGCGCGCTCAAGGGAGACCGCTGGGGCAACCTCGTCTACCGCGAGACAGCCCGCAACTTCGGGCCGATCATGGCGACCGCCGCGACGACGACCATCGCGCAGGTCGACGAGATCGTGCCGCTCGGCGCGATCGACCCCGAGACGGTGGTGACGCCCGGCATCTTCGTGGATCGCGTCGTCGCGGTCGGGGAGCGCGGATGGTTGGACGAGGGTCGCTTCGTCGGCGGCGTCGACCTGGAGGGCAGGCCGTCTGATCCCGCAGCAGAGGAGATCGCATCATGA
- a CDS encoding substrate-binding domain-containing protein, giving the protein MKAISSMATRHVLADLTAAAAAERLARVDVESVGGVDAAERVAAGEAFDLVFLASGAMSRLVAEGHVDAETVTPLVLSQVAVAVPSGSSDKAVRPDGPAFADDAGLRDALRDADRIGYSTGPSGTALVKMIEDWGLAEELGDRLVQAKPGTPVARSLADGDVDLGFQQLSELVGQAGVRILGVMPDGCAIDTVFAGAVATASVDQARARRVLSFFASPAVAPIKTQHAFGLPV; this is encoded by the coding sequence GTGAAGGCCATCTCGTCGATGGCGACCAGGCATGTGCTCGCCGACCTGACCGCGGCGGCTGCTGCGGAGCGACTGGCTCGAGTGGACGTCGAGTCGGTCGGGGGAGTGGACGCCGCTGAGCGGGTCGCCGCCGGGGAGGCGTTCGACCTGGTCTTTCTCGCATCCGGAGCGATGTCTCGCCTCGTTGCCGAAGGGCATGTGGATGCTGAGACGGTCACGCCGCTCGTGCTGTCGCAGGTTGCGGTCGCCGTGCCGTCCGGATCGTCCGACAAGGCTGTGCGACCGGACGGTCCGGCCTTCGCCGACGACGCCGGGCTGCGTGATGCGCTGCGCGACGCGGACAGGATCGGCTACTCCACCGGACCCAGCGGAACTGCGCTCGTGAAGATGATCGAGGACTGGGGCCTCGCCGAAGAGCTCGGAGACCGCCTCGTGCAGGCGAAGCCGGGAACCCCCGTCGCCCGCTCGCTCGCAGACGGTGACGTCGACCTCGGTTTCCAGCAGCTCAGTGAGCTGGTGGGGCAAGCAGGTGTCCGCATTCTCGGCGTCATGCCGGACGGCTGCGCCATCGACACGGTCTTCGCGGGCGCGGTGGCGACGGCATCCGTCGATCAGGCCCGGGCACGTAGGGTGCTGAGCTTCTTCGCGTCCCCGGCGGTCGCGCCCATCAAGACTCAGCACGCCTTCGGGCTTCCTGTCTGA
- a CDS encoding aldo/keto reductase: protein MKLPRMGLGCMNLSHAYGIPPSPEEGLAVLRGALDAGVTHLDTATLYGGGRNEELVGRALKGRRDEVVLASKGGMAIVDGVKVIDGRPSALRQHVDASLERLGVDHIDLYYLHRWDKKVPIGESVGALASLVDAGKIGAIGLSEVSVARLREAQDIAPIAAVQNEYSLWSRNPELGMLSATREAGIALVAFSPLARGFLSDSVGDPSGLAEKDIRRAMPRFSSDNWPANEALLPAWRALAAEAGCTPAQLALAWLLSRGEHVVPIPGTTSIAHVREDFAALSLPVDGALLARAGQLIDTHTVSGPRYAPGPAAEVDAETFEDAA, encoded by the coding sequence GTGAAGCTCCCCCGCATGGGACTCGGTTGCATGAACCTCAGCCACGCTTACGGAATCCCGCCTTCTCCGGAGGAGGGGCTTGCCGTCTTGCGGGGCGCGCTCGACGCAGGTGTCACGCACCTCGACACGGCGACGCTCTACGGTGGTGGCCGCAACGAGGAACTGGTCGGGCGCGCTCTGAAGGGGCGTCGCGACGAGGTCGTACTCGCCAGCAAGGGCGGAATGGCGATCGTCGATGGTGTGAAGGTCATCGACGGGCGGCCTTCGGCGTTGCGTCAGCACGTGGATGCGTCGCTCGAGCGGCTCGGCGTCGACCATATCGACCTGTACTACCTGCACCGCTGGGACAAGAAGGTTCCGATCGGCGAGAGCGTCGGCGCGCTCGCTTCGCTCGTGGATGCCGGAAAGATCGGCGCCATCGGACTGTCGGAGGTATCCGTCGCGCGCCTGCGCGAAGCGCAGGACATCGCGCCGATCGCGGCCGTGCAGAACGAGTACTCGCTGTGGAGCCGCAACCCCGAGCTCGGGATGCTGTCGGCTACTCGGGAAGCCGGGATCGCGCTGGTCGCGTTCTCGCCCCTTGCCCGCGGGTTCCTGAGCGACTCGGTCGGTGACCCGTCCGGTCTCGCCGAGAAGGACATCCGCCGTGCGATGCCGCGGTTCTCCTCTGACAACTGGCCGGCGAACGAAGCGTTGCTGCCGGCATGGCGTGCGCTCGCCGCAGAGGCCGGTTGCACGCCCGCGCAGCTCGCGCTGGCTTGGCTGCTTTCACGCGGGGAGCATGTGGTGCCGATCCCGGGCACCACGAGCATCGCGCATGTGCGTGAGGATTTCGCCGCGCTCTCACTGCCGGTCGACGGGGCGCTGCTGGCGCGCGCCGGTCAGCTCATCGACACTCACACGGTCTCGGGGCCCCGCTATGCGCCCGGGCCCGCCGCCGAGGTCGACGCCGAGACATTCGAGGATGCCGCGTGA
- a CDS encoding Gfo/Idh/MocA family oxidoreductase, which yields MSDKIRIAVVGANGAFGMKHLDGLANIDDAEVTVVAATSQEKADAVAAKYGVANAVVGLEGVLERDDVDAVILATPTGLHSSQTQAVLAAGKHVQVEIPLADSLSDAEATLAAAEASDRVAMVGHTRRFNPSHQLVHDRIRAGEFNVQQMDVQTYFFRRTNTNAKGEARSWTDHLLWHHAAHTVDLFAYQAGRIVEANAIQGPIHPELGIAMDMSIQLKSESGAICTLSLSFNNEGPFGTFFRYIGDTATYVARYDDLFTGKDEQIDVSDVAVSMNGIELQDREFIAAIREGREPNSSLRQVIDCYRVLGKLEEQLA from the coding sequence ATGAGCGACAAGATCCGCATCGCCGTCGTCGGCGCGAACGGTGCCTTCGGCATGAAGCACCTGGATGGACTTGCGAACATCGACGACGCCGAGGTGACCGTCGTGGCCGCCACGTCGCAGGAGAAGGCGGATGCCGTCGCGGCAAAGTACGGTGTCGCGAACGCGGTCGTCGGGCTCGAGGGAGTTCTCGAGCGCGACGACGTGGATGCCGTCATCCTCGCGACCCCGACCGGCCTGCACTCCTCGCAGACGCAGGCCGTGCTCGCCGCCGGCAAGCATGTTCAGGTCGAGATCCCGCTCGCGGACTCGCTTTCGGATGCCGAGGCCACCCTCGCTGCGGCCGAGGCATCCGACCGTGTCGCGATGGTCGGTCACACGCGCCGGTTCAACCCGTCGCACCAGCTCGTGCACGACCGCATCCGGGCGGGCGAGTTCAACGTGCAGCAGATGGACGTCCAGACGTACTTCTTCCGCCGCACGAACACGAACGCCAAGGGCGAGGCGCGCTCCTGGACCGACCATCTGCTGTGGCACCACGCCGCGCACACGGTCGACCTGTTCGCCTACCAGGCGGGCAGGATCGTCGAGGCGAACGCGATCCAGGGCCCGATCCACCCGGAGCTCGGCATCGCGATGGACATGTCGATTCAGTTGAAGAGCGAGTCGGGTGCGATCTGCACCCTGTCGCTGTCCTTCAACAACGAGGGCCCGTTCGGCACGTTCTTCCGCTACATCGGCGACACCGCGACCTACGTCGCCCGCTACGACGACCTGTTCACCGGCAAGGACGAGCAGATCGATGTGTCGGATGTGGCCGTCAGCATGAACGGCATCGAGTTGCAGGACCGCGAGTTCATCGCCGCCATCCGTGAGGGTCGCGAGCCGAACTCGTCGCTCCGGCAGGTCATCGACTGCTACCGCGTGCTCGGCAAGCTGGAGGAGCAGCTCGCGTGA
- a CDS encoding protocatechuate 4,5-dioxygenase subunit alpha/beta — MALDKPYKDVPGTTIYDAEQARKGYHLNQFAMSLMKPENRERFLADQEAYLDDWPLNPVQRQAVLDMDMNTMIDEGGNIYFLSKIGATHGLSFQQMAGSMTGMSEAAYRDMMVGGGRRPEGNRLKDLDGWTPPAPGEKADTFRPNAPAKYTSALFTSHVPAIGAAMDLGKTEEPYWKKVFDGYRWTRKWARENTPDVVILVYNDHATAFDASIIPTFVLGTGAEYPVADEGYGPRPVPDVKGYPEFAAHLAQSIIQDDFDLTLVNEMVVDHGLTVPLSLVYGELGPDEQWPVKVIPLAVNVVQYPVPSGRRCYELGKALRRAIDKWDGEELNVQIWGTGGMSHQLQGPRAGLINKEWDNAFLDHLIADPMGLTEWPHMEYVDEAGSEGIELVDWLIARGAMDDQFGGESPEMNHRFYHVPASNTAVGHLVISNPVGRTTVASDEADMIEPVESVLAPEPAETAAVANA, encoded by the coding sequence ATGGCACTCGACAAGCCGTACAAGGACGTTCCCGGCACCACCATCTACGACGCCGAGCAGGCCCGAAAGGGTTATCACCTCAACCAGTTCGCGATGTCGCTGATGAAGCCGGAGAATCGTGAGCGCTTCCTGGCTGACCAGGAGGCGTACCTCGATGACTGGCCGCTGAACCCCGTCCAGCGTCAGGCCGTACTCGACATGGACATGAACACCATGATCGACGAGGGCGGGAACATCTACTTCCTGAGCAAGATCGGCGCCACCCACGGGCTGAGCTTCCAGCAGATGGCCGGGTCGATGACCGGCATGAGCGAGGCTGCGTACCGCGACATGATGGTCGGCGGCGGACGGCGTCCCGAGGGGAACCGCCTCAAGGATCTCGACGGCTGGACGCCTCCCGCGCCCGGCGAGAAGGCCGACACGTTCCGCCCGAACGCTCCGGCCAAGTACACCTCGGCACTGTTCACCTCGCACGTGCCGGCGATCGGTGCTGCGATGGACCTCGGCAAGACCGAGGAGCCGTACTGGAAGAAGGTGTTCGACGGCTACCGGTGGACCCGCAAATGGGCGAGGGAGAACACGCCCGACGTCGTCATCCTCGTCTACAACGACCACGCCACCGCCTTCGACGCGTCGATCATCCCCACGTTCGTGCTCGGGACGGGCGCAGAGTATCCGGTCGCCGACGAGGGCTACGGCCCACGCCCCGTGCCCGACGTCAAGGGTTACCCGGAGTTCGCCGCGCACCTCGCGCAGTCGATCATCCAGGATGACTTCGACCTCACCCTCGTCAACGAGATGGTCGTCGACCACGGCCTCACCGTCCCGCTGTCGCTGGTCTACGGCGAACTCGGCCCGGACGAGCAGTGGCCGGTCAAGGTCATCCCGCTCGCCGTCAACGTCGTGCAGTACCCGGTTCCGTCAGGTCGCCGCTGCTACGAGCTCGGCAAGGCCCTCCGTCGCGCGATCGACAAGTGGGACGGCGAAGAGCTCAACGTGCAGATCTGGGGCACCGGCGGCATGAGCCACCAGCTGCAGGGTCCGCGCGCCGGCCTCATCAACAAGGAGTGGGACAACGCCTTCCTCGATCACCTGATCGCAGACCCGATGGGACTGACCGAGTGGCCGCACATGGAGTACGTCGACGAGGCGGGCTCCGAGGGCATCGAGCTGGTGGACTGGCTGATCGCCCGCGGCGCGATGGATGACCAGTTCGGCGGCGAGTCGCCGGAGATGAACCACCGGTTCTATCACGTCCCGGCATCCAACACCGCGGTCGGGCACCTCGTCATCTCGAACCCGGTCGGCAGGACCACCGTCGCTTCCGACGAGGCGGACATGATCGAGCCCGTGGAGTCGGTGCTCGCCCCCGAGCCTGCGGAGACCGCGGCCGTGGCGAACGCCTGA
- a CDS encoding amidohydrolase family protein, with amino-acid sequence MAQANTKHGDTTGEFTKSEGWLDWYDGPTKPTFTLPEGAVDAHCHVFGPGAEFPYAPERKYTPCDASADQLFALRDHLGFDRNVIVQATCHGADNSALVDALRRSEGRARGVATVRRDITDEELKTLHAAGVRGVRFNFVKRLVDRVPTDSLQEIVAKIAPLGWHVVIYFEAEDLPELYDFFSSIPTDVVVDHMGRPDVTKDPNGPDFELFLRFMRENANVWTKVSCPERLSVTGPRALPEELGDGEQHAYTDVVPFARRVVEEFPDRVLWGTDWPHPNLKDHMPDDGLLVDYIPQIATTPELQHKLLVENPRRLYWQEGE; translated from the coding sequence ATGGCACAGGCCAATACAAAGCACGGCGACACCACGGGTGAATTCACCAAGTCAGAGGGCTGGCTCGACTGGTACGACGGCCCGACGAAGCCCACCTTCACGCTGCCCGAGGGCGCAGTCGACGCGCACTGTCACGTCTTCGGGCCGGGTGCCGAATTCCCCTACGCGCCAGAGCGCAAGTACACGCCCTGCGACGCTTCAGCAGACCAGCTGTTCGCCCTGCGCGACCATCTCGGTTTCGACCGCAACGTGATCGTGCAGGCCACCTGCCACGGTGCCGACAACAGCGCGCTCGTCGACGCTCTCCGACGCAGCGAGGGTCGCGCCCGCGGCGTCGCCACGGTCCGTCGCGACATCACCGACGAGGAGCTGAAGACGCTGCACGCCGCCGGCGTCCGCGGCGTGCGCTTCAACTTCGTCAAGCGCCTCGTCGACCGCGTGCCCACCGACTCGCTCCAGGAGATCGTCGCGAAGATCGCACCGCTCGGCTGGCACGTGGTGATCTACTTCGAGGCTGAGGATCTTCCCGAGCTCTACGACTTCTTCTCCAGCATCCCGACCGACGTCGTCGTCGACCACATGGGTCGACCCGACGTCACCAAAGACCCGAACGGCCCGGATTTCGAGCTGTTCCTGCGGTTCATGCGCGAGAACGCGAACGTATGGACCAAGGTCTCGTGCCCCGAGCGCCTGAGCGTGACGGGGCCCCGCGCCCTCCCTGAAGAACTCGGAGACGGCGAGCAGCACGCGTACACCGACGTGGTGCCGTTCGCCCGACGTGTGGTCGAAGAGTTCCCCGACCGTGTGCTCTGGGGAACCGACTGGCCGCACCCCAACCTCAAGGACCATATGCCCGATGACGGGCTGCTGGTCGACTACATCCCGCAGATCGCGACGACCCCCGAGCTGCAGCACAAGCTCCTCGTGGAGAACCCCCGTCGCCTCTATTGGCAAGAAGGAGAATGA